A single genomic interval of Argopecten irradians isolate NY chromosome 8, Ai_NY, whole genome shotgun sequence harbors:
- the LOC138329635 gene encoding LOW QUALITY PROTEIN: tripartite motif-containing protein 2-like (The sequence of the model RefSeq protein was modified relative to this genomic sequence to represent the inferred CDS: deleted 1 base in 1 codon), with protein sequence MAEHLHPDQVTMRVDRRDLECTICLDRLHRPRTLPCLHTFCEDCLSHYIVQNTPSLTSFICPVCRKETAAVNAATDRKLWAKQFPLNSLLDGLGQKKKLKVESHAAGKDTDGKGDASLKTCDRHDLTLEFFCEDHMSLYCAKCVALNHRRCVSVQPVPDYCHALRNGPGLTDIKDSVKKAVRAMNIIVNGSNQHMKDLDLKKQAALDNIRRLRREVDAFLDRRQTKMEQEIIQVHQEEEEWLRKGLGSHTSVLNDVVELNNAFDSKQMLEDDVFMISVYQQSKMAVDCCREMVLKARRQWQSKTLEHRIHFDNSKLENHFSMGSVTASTLTRTLPVKDDLSLILSQLTVTGESNFNIKLDGENDCCATGILYMSSGRILVADRANKNLKMFREDGSYVDHICISPAPWGICHHSKNRVAISKSRESSIAVVKVSGNTLKQLYEVESRIGGNIYGISYFKDGKCFMTADQVASTQKCTGTPVLGSKYSMHSVGSDSSVNTLLQLQTASLYMVNEGNNIIFSSTTKSSESMAVGRYSPHKPVQSLATATILKGTHGIDVDKDGIFTPVAMRHII encoded by the exons ATGGCTGAACACCTGCACCCTGATCAGGTGACTATGAGGGTGGACCGTCGAGACCTGGAATGTACCATTTGTCTTGATCGCCTTCATCGACCCAGAACTTTACCTTGTCTCCATACGTTCTGTGAGGACTGCTTGAGTCACTATATTGTCCAAAACACGCCTTCTCTGACAAGCTTTATCTGTCCTGTATGTAGGAAGGAGACTGCCGCAGTGAATGCAGCTACAGACAGAAAACTGTGGGCCAAACAATTTCCCCTCAACAGTCTTTTAGATGGACTGGGTCAAAAGAAAAAGCTCAAAGTGGAAAGCCATGCTGCAGGGAAAGATACGGATGGAAAGGGAGACGCTTCGCTGAAAACCTGTGATAGACATGATCTTACCTTGGAATTTTTCTGTGAGGACCACATGTCTCTGTACTGTGCTAAGTGTGTGGCTCTGAACCACCGACGCTGTGTATCGGTACAACCAGTTCCAGACTATTGCCACGCACTCAGAAATGGCCCCGGCCTCACGGACATAAAGGATTCAGTTAAAAAGGCTGTCAGAGCCATGAACATTATTGTTAATGGTTCAAATCAACACATGAAGGACCTGGATCTTAAAAAACAAGCAGCCCTGGACAACATTCGTCGCCTGAGACGGGAAGTTGATGCCTTCTTGGACAGACGTCAGACAAAAATGGAACAAGAGATAATACAGGTACATCAAGAGGAAGAGGAATGGTTGAGAAAGGGTTTAGGGTCGCATACGTCTGTCCTCAATGATGTTGTTGAACTCAATAATGCCTTTGACTCCAAACAAATGCTGGAAGATGATGTTTTTATGATCTCGGTATACCAGCAGAGTAAGATGGCTGTAGACTGCTGCCGTGAGATGGTTCTGAAGGCTAGACGGCAATGGCAGAGCAAAACTTTAGAACACAGGATACACTTTGACAACAGCAAATTGGAAAATCACTTTTCTATGGGATCAGTCACAGCATCAACTTTAACACGAACACTACCTGTCAAAGACGACTTGAGCTTAATTCTCTCTCAGCTAACAGTTACTGGTGAGTCAAATTTCAACATCAAACTTGATGGAGAAAATGACTGCTGTGCTACAGGCATTTTGTACATGTCCAGTGGCCGAATTCTTGTTGCGGACAGAGCGAACAAAAATCTAAAAATGTTTAGGGAGGATGGTTCTTATGTGGACCACATTTGCATCTCTCCTGCCCCATGGGGAATTTGCCATCACAGTAAAAATCGAGTAGCTATTTCAAAATCAAGAGAAAGCTCCATAGCAGTGGTCAAAGTCAGTGGCAACACATTGAAACAACTTTATGAGGTGGAATCCAGGATTGGGGGAAATATTTACGGTATATCCTACTTTAAAGATGGAAAATGTTTTATGACAGCAGATCAAGTGGCATCAACACAAAAATGTACCGGTACACCTGTACTTGGAAGTAAGTATTCTATGCACTCTGTTGGTTCTGACTCTTCTGTTAACACCctgctacagctacagactgcTTCACTGTACATGGTCAACGAGGGTAACAACATTATCTTCAGCTCTACAACTAAGTCTAGTGAGAGTATGGCTGTCGGTCGCTACTCCCCACATAAACCAGTACAGAGTCTAGCTACAGCAACAATATTGAAGGGGACACACGGTATCGACGTCGATAAAGATGGA ATATTTACGCCTGTGGCAATGCGTCACATAATATAG